A single Paenibacillus kribbensis DNA region contains:
- the trpA gene encoding tryptophan synthase subunit alpha, with protein MNLIDQAFERLKSEGKTALIPFLTVGDPDVETTVEIIRQLESAGADILELGVPYSDPLADGPVIQRASERALKRQISIRTCMETASLARAAGSSLPFILFTYYNPVLQMGMDAFFSGLQKHGISGLIIPDLPLEEAEELGARAAEVGVHLIPLVAPTSEQRIERIVRHARGFVYCVSSLGVTGERASFFEGIEGFITQVKRHTDIPVAIGFGISNREQVVRFSDICDGVVVGSAIVRQVEEAIPLLEDSARREEGLLQIRDFVAQLKQ; from the coding sequence ATGAATTTAATTGATCAGGCGTTTGAACGCCTTAAAAGTGAAGGCAAAACGGCATTAATTCCTTTTCTGACGGTGGGCGACCCAGATGTGGAGACTACGGTGGAGATTATTCGGCAGTTAGAGTCTGCCGGAGCCGATATATTGGAGCTGGGTGTTCCGTATTCCGACCCGCTGGCTGACGGTCCTGTCATTCAGCGTGCGTCTGAGCGTGCACTCAAACGGCAAATCTCGATCCGCACCTGCATGGAAACAGCTTCTCTGGCTAGGGCGGCAGGTTCAAGCCTGCCTTTTATTTTGTTTACGTATTACAATCCTGTATTGCAGATGGGCATGGATGCTTTCTTTAGTGGCTTGCAGAAGCACGGTATCAGCGGTCTGATTATTCCCGACCTTCCGCTTGAGGAAGCGGAAGAGCTGGGAGCACGGGCGGCAGAGGTAGGAGTGCATCTAATCCCGCTGGTGGCTCCAACTTCTGAGCAGCGGATTGAGCGGATTGTCCGTCATGCCCGTGGATTTGTATATTGTGTATCCTCGCTTGGTGTAACCGGGGAGAGAGCTTCCTTTTTTGAAGGGATTGAGGGCTTTATTACGCAGGTCAAACGGCATACCGACATTCCGGTGGCGATAGGCTTTGGTATTTCAAATCGGGAGCAGGTCGTCCGGTTCTCAGACATTTGTGATGGAGTTGTGGTTGGCAGTGCCATTGTGCGTCAGGTGGAGGAAGCCATTCCATTGCTGGAGGATTCTGCGCGCAGAGAAGAAGGGCTTTTGCAAATTCGTGATTTTGTGGCACAATTAAAGCAGTAA
- the hisC gene encoding histidinol-phosphate transaminase, producing MQPKPHIVHLPVYQPGKPIEDVKRELGLDEVIKLASNENPYGSSPKVLKAIQQEFANISVYPDGSAVALTQALAKQTGLKEEQFIYGCGSDEIIALITRAFLLPGEESIMADQTFSVYKSNVEIEGAVAVEVPLRDGVHDLDAMLAQINDRTKIIWICNPNNPTGTIVPEAELIAFLDQVPKHVMVVLDEAYAEFVTDRSYPDGIRLLSAYENLVVLRTFSKIYGLASLRIGYGMGAESTIRLINQVREPFNTSRVAQAAAIAALEDQEFVRECRDRNAEGIAYLQNELERLGLESFPAHGNFIMLDVRRPSGEVFQELLRKGVIIRAGHHKYPTYIRVSVGSQPQNELFIRALEQVLGAEAAKVRL from the coding sequence ATGCAACCTAAACCGCATATTGTACATTTGCCAGTATATCAGCCCGGCAAACCGATTGAAGACGTAAAACGCGAGCTGGGACTTGATGAAGTGATCAAGCTTGCTTCCAATGAAAATCCGTATGGCAGTTCTCCCAAAGTATTGAAGGCCATTCAGCAGGAGTTTGCCAACATTAGTGTCTATCCTGACGGAAGCGCGGTAGCTTTGACACAGGCGCTGGCCAAACAGACGGGCCTGAAAGAGGAGCAGTTTATTTATGGCTGTGGCTCTGACGAAATTATTGCGTTGATTACGCGTGCGTTTCTGCTTCCCGGGGAAGAAAGCATCATGGCCGATCAGACTTTTTCCGTATACAAAAGTAACGTGGAAATTGAGGGAGCGGTTGCTGTTGAGGTGCCTTTGCGCGACGGTGTGCATGATTTGGACGCTATGCTGGCTCAAATCAATGACCGTACAAAAATTATTTGGATTTGTAATCCGAATAATCCGACAGGCACCATTGTCCCCGAAGCAGAGCTGATTGCCTTTTTGGACCAGGTGCCAAAGCATGTGATGGTCGTGCTGGATGAGGCTTATGCCGAGTTTGTGACGGACCGCTCGTATCCGGACGGCATTCGTTTGTTGTCAGCGTATGAGAATTTGGTGGTACTTCGCACGTTCTCCAAAATCTATGGTCTGGCTTCGCTGCGTATCGGCTATGGTATGGGTGCCGAGTCTACCATCCGTTTGATCAATCAGGTTCGTGAGCCGTTCAATACTTCACGGGTAGCGCAGGCTGCGGCGATTGCAGCTTTGGAGGACCAGGAATTTGTTCGGGAATGTCGGGATCGCAACGCAGAGGGCATAGCTTATTTGCAAAATGAGCTGGAGCGTCTTGGGCTGGAGTCTTTTCCGGCACACGGTAACTTTATTATGCTGGATGTGCGTCGTCCATCCGGTGAGGTTTTTCAGGAATTGCTTCGTAAAGGCGTGATCATTCGCGCTGGTCATCATAAATATCCGACATATATTAGGGTGTCCGTTGGATCGCAGCCGCAAAATGAATTGTTTATCCGTGCGCTGGAACAGGTCCTGGGGGCGGAAGCGGCGAAAGTACGCCTATAA
- a CDS encoding prephenate dehydrogenase, with product MKIAIFGVGLIGGSLALCFKGKPGITVVGHAHLPELVEPMLSRGVVDTATLSVEEAAEDADFIFLCVPVGLLEHYLELLSRLPLKAGCIITDVGSTKSSIAKKAAEISLHNAYFIGGHPMAGSERSGVKAASALLFENAYYVLSPAEDVPEEAYGSLERLLKYTGAQVVRVQPDMHDDIVGAISHLPHIIAAALVNQVRKHNDENPLYRTLAAGGFRDITRIASSDPIVWRDILLSNRDVLLGLLEEWNGQIERFTHLLRTQDGEGIADEFWTAGNFRSELPERRKGVIVSTFDLYIDVPDTPGIIGRIAMELGNHSINLSNMQIIESREDVPGILRLSFRQERDWERAKVLLDSMSYKVVV from the coding sequence ATGAAGATTGCCATTTTCGGCGTGGGATTGATTGGTGGGTCCCTCGCACTTTGTTTTAAAGGGAAGCCGGGCATCACCGTTGTGGGTCATGCCCATCTCCCTGAACTGGTGGAACCCATGTTAAGCCGTGGTGTCGTGGACACCGCGACTCTTTCGGTTGAAGAGGCGGCAGAGGATGCCGATTTTATTTTTTTATGCGTACCGGTTGGTTTACTGGAGCATTATCTGGAACTGTTAAGCAGGCTGCCGCTTAAAGCAGGTTGTATTATTACCGATGTAGGCAGCACGAAATCGTCGATTGCCAAAAAAGCAGCGGAAATTTCTTTGCATAACGCTTATTTTATCGGCGGTCATCCGATGGCCGGCTCGGAGCGTTCAGGTGTAAAGGCTGCTTCCGCGCTGCTGTTTGAGAACGCTTATTATGTGCTCTCCCCGGCAGAGGATGTGCCTGAGGAAGCGTACGGCTCGCTGGAGCGGCTGCTAAAATATACGGGGGCTCAGGTTGTACGCGTCCAGCCTGACATGCACGATGACATTGTCGGAGCAATCAGCCATCTTCCGCACATTATTGCAGCGGCCCTGGTCAATCAGGTGCGAAAGCACAATGATGAAAATCCGCTATACCGCACATTGGCTGCGGGCGGATTCCGTGATATTACGCGCATAGCCTCTAGTGATCCGATTGTGTGGCGGGACATTTTGCTAAGTAATCGCGATGTTTTGCTAGGTCTGCTGGAAGAATGGAACGGGCAGATTGAGCGTTTTACCCATTTACTGAGAACACAAGACGGAGAGGGAATCGCTGACGAGTTTTGGACGGCAGGTAATTTCCGTAGTGAACTGCCGGAGCGCCGCAAAGGTGTCATCGTCTCAACGTTTGATCTGTATATTGATGTACCGGATACCCCTGGTATTATCGGCAGGATTGCGATGGAACTGGGAAATCACAGTATTAACCTGAGCAATATGCAAATCATCGAAAGCAGGGAGGATGTTCCAGGCATTCTGCGGCTTTCCTTCCGACAGGAGCGGGATTGGGAACGTGCCAAAGTCCTGCTTGATTCGATGAGCTATAAAGTAGTGGTATAG
- a CDS encoding class I SAM-dependent methyltransferase, with amino-acid sequence MNNNWNKAIYKIWSPIYDKFFNSGSFLNSRKIIFQEKSFHSAQKILFVGVGTGADLELINHYGLDITAIDYSPEMLNKAKKKFTNTSIQFLEMDAQQMNFMDEQFDIVVGSLILSVVPDAKKCFDEMVRVLKKDGELIIFDKFSPKGKKPSLFKKTIRPVIKVLGTDIGLNFEELYEKQKLKLRIKEDVPIMFDGMYRKIIVTK; translated from the coding sequence ATGAATAATAACTGGAACAAGGCAATATATAAGATTTGGTCTCCAATTTATGATAAGTTTTTCAATTCAGGTAGCTTCCTCAATTCTAGAAAGATCATATTTCAAGAAAAGTCATTTCATAGCGCGCAAAAAATACTTTTTGTAGGTGTAGGAACTGGGGCAGATTTAGAATTGATAAATCACTACGGGCTGGATATTACTGCCATAGATTATTCACCTGAAATGCTTAACAAAGCAAAAAAGAAATTTACCAATACCTCCATACAATTCTTAGAAATGGATGCTCAACAAATGAATTTTATGGATGAGCAATTTGATATAGTAGTAGGAAGTTTAATTCTCTCGGTAGTACCTGACGCAAAGAAATGCTTCGATGAGATGGTGCGAGTTTTGAAAAAAGACGGGGAACTTATTATTTTCGATAAGTTTTCTCCTAAAGGAAAAAAGCCCTCATTATTCAAAAAAACGATAAGGCCCGTTATTAAGGTGTTAGGAACCGATATCGGGTTGAATTTTGAAGAACTGTATGAAAAACAAAAGCTAAAATTGCGGATCAAAGAGGATGTACCTATAATGTTCGACGGTATGTATAGAAAAATCATAGTAACCAAGTAA